The Zavarzinella sp. sequence CATATGGGTTGTATAGCAGCATATCTGCAATTGGCCGAGGAATCATGATACTTCTGGATGAAAATGGTGAGTGGGAAGCGATGCTGTTTGCCAACTGGCTTCCCGGGGCAATTCGATGCAGGTCCATTCTGGGAGCACGTGCAGGAATTGAATGACAATGACTGATTTTTACAGAAGTATGAATAAAATAACCAATCAGGTTCGTATTTGCTACCTTTGTAACACTAAAGTGCATTGGGCGTTCAGGTGATTTCATGGCACGATTATTGGCAATTGGCGATGTGCACGGCTGCCTGACTGCACTGGAAACATTGCTGGGGGTGGTGAAGCCCACGGAAGATGATGAAATTGTAATGCTGGGCGACTACATTGATCGTGGCCCTGATAGTCGTGGGGTAATTGAATACCTTCGGAAGCACCAACTGGCTGAAAACTGGACCCTCCTGCGTGGGAATCACGAAATCATGATGGTGCAGGCACGCCACTCGCGGAGTGATCGGCGATTCTGGCAGGCCGTGGGTGGTCAGGAAGCGTTGGAATCGTATGCGGATCATGTGAATGGCCCCACGATTGAAAGTGTTCCGGATGCCCACTGGTTATTTTTGGATCGTCTGTCCGACTGGTACGAAACGGAAGAGTTCATTTTTGTGCACGCGGGTCTTCATCCGGATCGCCCACTTCAGAATCAGGAGACCAACGATCTTCATTGGGAAGTGCTGAATCCGGAGCGTTTTCGGCCCCACTGTTCGGGGAAAACAATTGTTTGTGGGCACACCGAGCAACGAAATGGCACCCCACTGGTGCTGCCAGGGGTAATTTGTCTGGATACCTGGGCCTATGGCAATGGCTGGCTGACCTGCATGGACCTTATCAGCGGTAAGTACTGGCAGGCCAACGACTTAGGCGAAGTGCGGGCAGAATGTTGACAGGGAAGAAAGGAAGAAATTGCATGCAGGATAATTTTTCCTTGAATCGTCCCACGTGTTGTGGTACCATCACATCTACAACTTGAAATGGGGTGGAACCCCATACGCCGTTTGGCGATGTTCAACCTGGAGGGAATCATGGCACCGATGACGTTCGATTCAACGCAAACCACTACCAGAAAAGGAGTTACGGCAGAAGATCTGCAGGTGGTGCTTTCCAGACATGTCGATTGTCGCTTCTGTGATTTGATTGTGCACACCAGTGAAATATGCATCACCGTTTCGGGCACTGTCAAAAGCTATTTTTTGAAGCAGTTGGCACAGGAAATCCTACGGCCTCACTTGCGTGGCCGCCCACTGCAAAACAAAATCCGCGTCACCAGTTAGTATAACGCTTTGGCTATATAATAATCCGCTTCAGCATTTCTACGATTTGCTATAAATTATTCATGGATGAGATTTGCAAGCTCGTCAGCCGTGGTAGTAAATCCAATGACCTCTAGTCCGGATTCTGTTATCGTGAGCGGTTCGATCGATACGATTCGCAACGGTACCCAAACAACAGTTTGCCCTTCATCGTTCTGATAAACCACATTCGGTTCAGTTTCGATCATCTTGTGAATCGCCGCTACATCAGATTCGGCAAACCACCGTACTTGGATGTCACGCATGCCAGTAGATTTTCAATTGATTTTTGCACAGTAAACGACAAGTGCCAAATAGCCTGATAAGGATGATTCGATATGACTCATCTGTATTTTACCGAAATCTTGGGTTGGCTGAAAAGTAGTGTACTTCAAGAATTGGACTTTTCGTAGAACTCTAACTTGCCATTTATCCCCGCAGGTCTGCGCGGCCGATGATGCTGTACTGTGGGCCGTCGTGGCGAAGTTCACTCTGGTACAGCAGAATCTCGCTGACGTGAGAGTAGCCACCGTCCCATTTCTCATATTTCTGAATGATGGTGCTCCAGTAGTCCTGGTCAGCTTCCTTGTTCAATCGTCCCAGGGTCAGGTGGGGGGTGTAACCACGCGATTCGCGGCGGTATTCCCCCATCTCTTCCAGCCGAGTGGCAAGGGCATCGTGCAATTTTTCCAGTGGTTCGGCACCTTCAGTCATGCCCGCCCAGAGGATTTTCGGTCGCCGGTTGTTCGGAAAGCCACCAAGTCCTTTCAGCATCACCCGGAACGGTGGGATCTTTTTGCCCACATTGTCCAGCAGGCGGCACAGTGGCACTACATCGCGGGATGGAATCTGGCCGAGAAAGTGCAAGGTGATGTGCATTAAATCGGGCACCATCCACTTGACCTGCCCGCCGTGGGGGTCGTTTTGCAGCGTTTCCAGCAGCCTGCTGACATTACTCTGGCTGCCGGACGACAAATCAAACGCAATGAAGGCACGCACCTTCGGCATAATCAATTAACCCTGTTTGGAGACTGTGAAAAATTCTTCCGCACCGTGGTGCAGACGGGCCCCCACCTGAGAGATTACTTTCATGGCTAAAAAGTTCGCTCCCTTTGCGGCCTGGGGTGCGGGCATGCCACTGGAAATCCCGTACAGAAACGCACCCGCAAACATGTCCCCAGCACCGGTGAGGTCGCGTG is a genomic window containing:
- a CDS encoding metallophosphoesterase family protein is translated as MARLLAIGDVHGCLTALETLLGVVKPTEDDEIVMLGDYIDRGPDSRGVIEYLRKHQLAENWTLLRGNHEIMMVQARHSRSDRRFWQAVGGQEALESYADHVNGPTIESVPDAHWLFLDRLSDWYETEEFIFVHAGLHPDRPLQNQETNDLHWEVLNPERFRPHCSGKTIVCGHTEQRNGTPLVLPGVICLDTWAYGNGWLTCMDLISGKYWQANDLGEVRAEC
- the thpR gene encoding RNA 2',3'-cyclic phosphodiesterase — protein: MPKVRAFIAFDLSSGSQSNVSRLLETLQNDPHGGQVKWMVPDLMHITLHFLGQIPSRDVVPLCRLLDNVGKKIPPFRVMLKGLGGFPNNRRPKILWAGMTEGAEPLEKLHDALATRLEEMGEYRRESRGYTPHLTLGRLNKEADQDYWSTIIQKYEKWDGGYSHVSEILLYQSELRHDGPQYSIIGRADLRG